The proteins below are encoded in one region of Streptomyces sp. NBC_00490:
- a CDS encoding ABC transporter permease → MTVLKTSMRNFFAHKGRMALSAVAVLLSVAFVCGTLVFTDTMNTTFDKLFSTTASDVTVSPKAAKSDDTPQNGRPESLPASTVQQVTKADGVKSAEGAVSSMNVTVVNSDNKNMGSSTGAPTIAGNWTKSDLRSMEITSGHAPRGPTETMVDADTADKHDLKIGDELRTISVIGDFKAKIVGIATFKITNPGAAIVYFDTATAQRELLGAEGRFTQVYATAAAGVSDTQLKQNVAQALDGTYKIQTAKENADENREGVGEFMNVIKYAMLGFAGIAFLVGIFLIINTFSMLVAQRTREIGLMRAIGSSRKQVNRSVLVESLLLGIVGSILGVGAGVGIAVGLMKLMGMAGMNLSTDDLTVKATTPVIGMILGVVVTVLAAYLPARRAGKVSPMAALRDAGTPADGKAGLVRGIIGLVLTGAGGLALYTAATADTAKDGSLLLAGGVVLTLIGFVIIGPLLAGGVVRVISAVILRAFGPVGRMAERNALRNPRRTGATGAALMIGLALVACLSVVGSSMVASATSELDKSVGADFIVQGGQRIVPQAQKAMEQSPDLAHVTSYKELEATLTSPDGKKDTKGVTAADPTYAQDLRRPTTAGTLSAAYGKNAMSVGSDYAKDHGIRVGDTITVAFKGGDTAKLKVAAITDDSGALDKGSRYLSMATMKQYVPADQIPPNSIMFAKAKDGQEKQAYAALKDALHDYPQYQVRDQTDYKEELKDQVGQLLNMVYGLLGLAIIVAILGVVNTLALSVVERTREIGLMRAIGLSRRQLRRMIRLESVVIALFGALLGLGLGMGWGATAQKLLAMEGLNVLDIPWPTIIGVFIGSAFVGLFAALVPAFRAGRMNVLNAIATE, encoded by the coding sequence ATGACCGTCCTGAAGACCTCGATGCGCAACTTCTTCGCGCACAAGGGGCGTATGGCCCTGTCGGCCGTGGCCGTGCTGCTGTCGGTGGCGTTCGTGTGCGGCACGCTCGTCTTCACCGACACCATGAACACGACGTTCGACAAGCTGTTCTCGACCACCGCGTCCGATGTCACGGTCTCCCCGAAGGCGGCCAAGAGCGACGACACCCCGCAGAACGGCAGGCCCGAGTCGCTGCCGGCCTCCACGGTCCAGCAGGTGACGAAGGCGGACGGCGTCAAGTCGGCCGAGGGCGCGGTCAGTTCGATGAACGTGACCGTCGTCAACAGCGACAACAAGAACATGGGCTCGTCGACCGGAGCGCCCACCATCGCGGGCAACTGGACCAAGAGCGACCTGCGTTCGATGGAGATCACCTCCGGACACGCGCCACGCGGGCCCACCGAGACGATGGTCGACGCGGACACCGCCGACAAGCACGACCTGAAGATCGGCGACGAGCTGCGCACCATCTCCGTCATCGGTGACTTCAAGGCGAAGATCGTCGGCATCGCCACCTTCAAGATCACCAACCCCGGTGCCGCGATCGTCTACTTCGACACCGCCACCGCGCAGCGCGAACTCCTGGGCGCCGAGGGCCGGTTCACCCAGGTCTACGCCACCGCCGCGGCCGGCGTCAGCGACACCCAGCTCAAGCAGAACGTCGCACAGGCCCTGGACGGCACGTACAAGATCCAGACGGCCAAGGAGAACGCCGACGAAAACCGCGAGGGCGTCGGCGAGTTCATGAACGTCATCAAGTACGCCATGCTCGGCTTCGCCGGGATCGCGTTCCTGGTCGGCATCTTCCTGATCATCAACACCTTCTCCATGCTGGTCGCCCAGCGGACCCGCGAGATCGGCCTCATGCGGGCCATCGGCTCCTCCCGCAAGCAGGTCAACCGCTCGGTGCTGGTGGAGTCGCTGCTCCTCGGCATCGTGGGCTCGATCCTCGGTGTCGGCGCCGGTGTCGGTATCGCCGTCGGGCTGATGAAGCTCATGGGCATGGCCGGCATGAACCTCTCCACCGACGACCTCACCGTCAAGGCGACCACCCCGGTCATCGGCATGATCCTCGGCGTCGTGGTCACCGTCCTCGCCGCCTACCTGCCCGCCCGCCGGGCCGGCAAGGTCTCCCCGATGGCCGCACTGCGCGACGCCGGTACACCGGCCGACGGCAAGGCGGGCCTGGTGCGGGGCATCATCGGGCTGGTCCTGACCGGCGCGGGCGGCCTCGCCCTCTACACGGCCGCCACCGCCGACACGGCCAAGGACGGCTCGCTGCTGCTCGCCGGCGGCGTGGTGCTGACCCTGATCGGCTTCGTCATCATCGGCCCGCTGCTGGCGGGTGGGGTCGTACGGGTCATCAGCGCGGTGATCCTGCGGGCCTTCGGCCCGGTCGGCCGCATGGCCGAGCGCAACGCGCTGCGCAACCCCCGTCGTACGGGTGCCACGGGCGCCGCCCTGATGATCGGCCTCGCCCTCGTGGCCTGCCTCTCGGTGGTCGGCTCCTCGATGGTCGCCTCGGCCACCAGCGAGCTCGACAAGTCGGTCGGCGCGGACTTCATCGTCCAGGGCGGCCAGCGGATCGTCCCGCAGGCCCAGAAGGCGATGGAGCAGAGCCCGGACCTCGCGCACGTCACCTCGTACAAGGAACTCGAGGCGACCCTGACCTCGCCCGACGGCAAGAAGGACACCAAGGGCGTCACCGCGGCCGACCCGACGTACGCCCAGGACCTGCGCCGCCCGACGACGGCCGGCACCCTGTCCGCCGCGTACGGCAAGAACGCCATGTCCGTCGGCTCCGACTACGCCAAGGACCACGGCATCCGCGTCGGCGACACCATCACCGTCGCCTTCAAGGGCGGCGACACGGCGAAGCTCAAGGTCGCGGCCATCACCGACGACAGCGGGGCGCTGGACAAGGGGTCGCGCTACCTCAGCATGGCGACGATGAAGCAGTACGTCCCCGCCGACCAGATCCCGCCGAACTCGATCATGTTCGCCAAGGCCAAGGACGGCCAGGAGAAGCAGGCCTACGCGGCCCTCAAGGACGCGCTCCACGACTACCCGCAGTACCAGGTCCGCGACCAGACCGACTACAAGGAAGAGCTCAAGGACCAGGTCGGCCAGCTCCTCAACATGGTCTACGGCCTGCTGGGACTCGCGATCATCGTCGCCATCCTCGGCGTCGTGAACACCCTGGCCCTCTCGGTGGTGGAACGCACCCGCGAGATCGGTCTGATGCGCGCGATCGGCCTCTCCCGCCGCCAGCTGCGCCGCATGATCCGCCTGGAGTCGGTGGTCATCGCCCTCTTCGGCGCCCTGCTGGGCCTGGGCCTGGGCATGGGCTGGGGCGCCACCGCCCAGAAGCTCCTCGCCATGGAGGGCCTCAACGTCCTCGACATCCCCTGGCCCACCATCATCGGCGTCTTCATCGGCTCGGCCTTCGTGGGCCTCTTCGCCGCCCTCGTCCCGGCCTTCCGCGCGGGCCGCATGAACGTCCTCAACGCCATCGCGACCGAATAG
- a CDS encoding ABC transporter ATP-binding protein, protein MTSAVTITRHGGTGGTTAVAARARQVVKAYGAGETRVVALDHVDVDIARGQFTAIMGPSGSGKSTLMHCLAGLDTVTSGQIYLDDTEITGLKDKKLTQLRRDRIGFIFQAFNLLPTLNAIENITLPMDIAGRKPDKAWLAQVVDTVGLSDRLKHRPTQLSGGQQQRVAVARALAARPEIIFGDEPTGNLDSRAGAEVLGFLRRSVSELGQTIVMVTHDPVAASYADRVLYLADGRIVDEMYKPTAEAVLDRMKDFDARGRTS, encoded by the coding sequence GTGACATCGGCTGTGACCATCACCAGGCACGGGGGCACTGGAGGGACTACGGCCGTTGCCGCGCGGGCGCGGCAGGTCGTCAAGGCGTACGGGGCCGGCGAGACCCGTGTCGTCGCCCTCGACCACGTGGACGTGGACATCGCACGCGGACAGTTCACCGCGATCATGGGGCCCTCGGGCTCCGGCAAGTCCACGCTCATGCACTGCCTCGCCGGACTCGACACCGTCACGTCCGGGCAGATCTATCTGGACGACACCGAGATCACCGGGCTGAAGGACAAGAAGCTCACGCAGCTGCGCCGGGACCGGATCGGGTTCATCTTCCAGGCGTTCAACCTGCTCCCGACGCTCAACGCCATAGAGAACATCACGCTGCCCATGGACATCGCCGGCCGCAAGCCGGACAAGGCGTGGCTGGCGCAGGTCGTCGACACCGTCGGGCTGAGCGACCGGCTCAAGCACCGGCCCACCCAGCTCTCCGGCGGTCAGCAGCAGCGCGTCGCGGTGGCCCGGGCGCTGGCCGCGCGGCCCGAGATCATCTTCGGTGACGAGCCGACCGGAAACCTCGACTCCCGAGCGGGCGCCGAGGTGCTGGGCTTCCTGCGCAGGTCCGTGTCCGAGCTCGGGCAGACCATCGTGATGGTCACGCACGACCCGGTCGCGGCCTCGTACGCCGACCGGGTGCTGTACCTCGCCGACGGCCGGATCGTGGACGAGATGTACAAGCCCACCGCGGAAGCCGTCCTGGACCGCATGAAGGACTTCGACGCCCGGGGACGGACGTCATGA
- a CDS encoding MFS transporter produces MGQGDTEIQPAARAGGPKDSRRRGAVVAALMLAMALAALDSTIVSTAVPQIVGDLGGFSVFSWLFSGYLLAVTVSLPVYGKLSDTFGRKPVLIAGAALFLLGSLLCAVAWNMGSLIAFRIVQGLGGGALQGTVQTLAADLYPLKERPKIQSKLSTVWAVSAVAGPGVGGLLVAYADWRWIFLVNLPVGALALWLIVRHLHEPKRDSPARRPRVDWAGALAVFVCGGVLLTALVQGGVAWPWLSAPSLALFGTGLALVAVVVLVERRAAEPIIPGWVWRRRTIAAVNLALGALGLLMVAPTVFLPTYAQSVLGLAPVAAGFVLTVWTLSWPVSAALSQHVYRRIGFRNTALLGMGAAALILFAFPFLPYPGRAWQPTLLMLLLGAALGLFQLPLIIGVQSTVVWSERGTTTASVLFCRQTGQTIGAALFGAVANGVLSARLGGASDLDSVTRALDSGAGSEPLRRAIADAVHAVYLGAAGAAALAFVVLLVLAPRKFPVITE; encoded by the coding sequence ATGGGCCAGGGGGACACGGAGATACAGCCCGCGGCGAGGGCCGGCGGCCCGAAGGACTCGCGCCGCCGCGGGGCCGTCGTCGCCGCGCTGATGCTCGCGATGGCCCTGGCCGCCCTCGACTCGACGATCGTCTCCACGGCCGTCCCCCAGATCGTCGGCGACCTCGGCGGCTTCTCCGTCTTCTCGTGGCTCTTCTCGGGCTATCTGCTGGCCGTGACGGTGTCCCTCCCGGTGTACGGCAAGCTCTCCGACACCTTCGGCCGCAAGCCGGTCCTGATCGCGGGCGCGGCGCTCTTCCTCCTGGGTTCCCTGCTCTGCGCGGTCGCCTGGAACATGGGCTCGCTGATCGCGTTCCGTATCGTCCAGGGCCTGGGCGGCGGCGCGCTGCAGGGCACGGTCCAGACCCTGGCCGCCGACCTCTACCCGCTGAAGGAACGCCCGAAGATCCAGTCCAAGCTGTCCACGGTGTGGGCGGTGTCGGCGGTGGCCGGCCCGGGGGTGGGCGGCCTGCTCGTGGCGTACGCGGACTGGCGCTGGATCTTCCTGGTCAACCTGCCGGTGGGAGCGCTCGCCCTCTGGCTGATCGTCCGTCACCTGCACGAACCGAAACGGGACTCCCCCGCCCGCCGCCCCCGTGTCGACTGGGCGGGCGCCCTGGCGGTGTTCGTCTGCGGAGGCGTCCTGCTGACGGCGCTGGTGCAGGGCGGGGTGGCCTGGCCGTGGTTGTCGGCCCCCTCACTGGCGTTGTTCGGCACGGGACTTGCCCTGGTCGCGGTGGTGGTCCTGGTCGAACGCCGGGCCGCCGAGCCGATCATCCCCGGCTGGGTGTGGCGCCGCCGCACCATCGCGGCGGTCAACCTGGCCCTGGGCGCGCTGGGCCTGCTGATGGTGGCACCGACGGTCTTCCTGCCGACGTACGCCCAGTCCGTCCTCGGTCTGGCGCCGGTGGCGGCCGGCTTCGTCCTGACGGTCTGGACCCTGAGCTGGCCGGTGTCGGCGGCCCTCAGCCAGCACGTGTACCGACGGATCGGCTTCCGCAACACGGCCCTGCTGGGCATGGGCGCGGCGGCGCTGATCCTCTTCGCCTTCCCCTTCCTGCCGTACCCCGGCCGGGCCTGGCAGCCGACTCTCCTGATGCTGCTCCTGGGCGCCGCGCTGGGTCTGTTCCAACTGCCGCTGATCATCGGCGTGCAGTCGACGGTGGTCTGGTCGGAGCGCGGCACGACCACGGCGTCGGTCCTCTTCTGCCGCCAGACCGGCCAGACGATCGGCGCGGCCCTCTTCGGCGCGGTGGCCAACGGGGTGCTGTCGGCGCGGCTGGGCGGCGCGAGCGACCTGGACTCGGTGACCCGGGCGCTGGATTCGGGCGCCGGTTCGGAGCCGCTGCGGCGGGCGATCGCGGACGCGGTGCACGCGGTGTACCTGGGGGCGGCGGGGGCGGCGGCGCTGGCGTTCGTGGTGCTGCTGGTGCTGGCGCCCCGGAAATTTCCGGTGATCACGGAGTGA
- a CDS encoding GNAT family N-acetyltransferase, giving the protein MADLRLERLRPDHAAALLAFERENREYFARSIPDRGDAYFTPEGFAARHRALLDEQDSGDCHFHVLLDAEGSLLGRFNLMDAAGGSAELGYRVGERAAGRGVATAAVGEVCRTAGTSYGLSSLMAKTTEDNVASRTVLERNGFVLTERITLMERPGVRYARVLLPGD; this is encoded by the coding sequence ATGGCGGACCTGAGACTGGAACGGCTGCGGCCGGACCACGCGGCGGCCCTGCTGGCCTTCGAACGGGAGAACCGGGAGTACTTCGCGCGCTCGATCCCTGATCGTGGCGACGCCTATTTCACACCGGAGGGATTCGCCGCCCGCCACCGTGCCTTGCTGGACGAGCAGGACTCCGGCGACTGCCATTTCCATGTCCTGCTGGACGCGGAGGGTTCGCTGCTCGGCCGCTTCAACCTCATGGACGCGGCGGGCGGTTCGGCGGAGCTGGGGTACCGCGTCGGCGAACGGGCCGCGGGACGCGGGGTCGCGACGGCGGCGGTGGGCGAGGTGTGCCGGACGGCGGGAACGTCGTACGGCCTGAGCTCCCTGATGGCGAAGACGACCGAGGACAACGTCGCGTCCCGGACCGTCCTCGAACGCAACGGCTTCGTACTCACCGAGCGGATCACCCTGATGGAACGCCCGGGAGTGCGCTACGCGCGCGTGCTGCTCCCCGGGGACTGA
- a CDS encoding DUF485 domain-containing protein yields the protein MSYDPAPPPSYPWQPPFAPDHAPGRAPAHRPRHEALGHHSDLRILRSAYRWQRRVATLTALGYFTLFLVLSAFAPSFMTGRIGDAPPTGLLLALFQLPVTWLAIVLYERTARVRVDPLADRIRRQSELDVKRGATR from the coding sequence ATGTCTTACGACCCGGCCCCACCACCCAGCTACCCCTGGCAGCCGCCCTTCGCCCCCGACCACGCTCCCGGCCGAGCACCCGCACACCGTCCCCGCCACGAGGCGCTCGGGCACCACAGCGATCTGCGGATCCTGCGCAGCGCCTACCGCTGGCAACGCCGCGTCGCGACCCTCACCGCACTCGGCTACTTCACCCTCTTCCTCGTCCTGTCCGCGTTCGCCCCGTCCTTCATGACCGGCCGCATCGGCGACGCGCCCCCGACCGGCCTGCTGCTGGCCCTGTTCCAACTCCCGGTCACCTGGCTGGCGATCGTCCTGTACGAGCGCACGGCCCGGGTCCGCGTCGACCCGCTCGCCGACCGCATCCGCAGACAGTCCGAGCTGGACGTCAAGCGGGGAGCGACGCGATGA
- a CDS encoding sodium/solute symporter — protein MTGQTGFSDSAQAMSLVAFSAVATITLLLCVMTGPDRDDLDEFYTGYGSLGSLRNGLAIAGDYISAATVLGTGGVIALCGYDGIVLALSTALSLMLLMFLLAEPLRNAGRFTMGDALARRMPGRSVRIAACAVTLAALLPLMLVQLAGTGQLLSFILGFSGEGLQTGCIIGLGVLMISYAAIGGMKGTALIQILKIVMLLGSGAVVAVLMLRRFDWNPGTLFDAAAAQSAVGPAFLESGLQFAGGSNPRLDMITSQLTVVVGGACLPHVTMRMYTASSARQVRRSMSWAVSAVVLFVLVITIVGFGATALIGRAAIAEADPQGNTAYLLGSRAVFGADVSTAETLLFTTVTTALFLTLLASVAGMILACANSLAHDVFAVRARELSTRREMTLARVSALAVGIPAILLATLVQHRSLQPLVTLSFCLGASAIAPALVYGLFWRRYTRTGLLCTLIGGSLTVLLLMPGTNLVSGSPVSAFPDADFNWFPFTTTGLVSIPAGFAFGWLGTVASGRRKAEEQRRQYEAVEGWILAGAVRREE, from the coding sequence ATGACGGGACAGACGGGCTTCAGCGACTCGGCGCAGGCGATGTCCCTGGTGGCGTTCTCGGCCGTCGCCACGATCACGCTGCTGCTGTGCGTGATGACCGGGCCGGACCGGGACGACCTGGACGAGTTCTACACCGGCTACGGCTCCCTGGGTTCTCTGCGCAACGGCCTCGCCATCGCGGGGGATTACATCTCCGCCGCGACCGTGCTCGGCACGGGAGGGGTGATCGCGTTGTGCGGCTACGACGGAATCGTCCTCGCTCTGAGCACCGCGCTGTCGCTCATGCTGCTGATGTTCCTGCTGGCCGAACCCCTGCGCAACGCGGGCCGGTTCACGATGGGCGACGCGCTGGCGCGGCGCATGCCGGGGCGTTCCGTGCGGATCGCGGCCTGCGCGGTGACGCTCGCGGCGCTGCTGCCGCTGATGCTGGTCCAGCTCGCGGGGACGGGGCAGTTGCTGTCCTTCATCCTCGGCTTCTCCGGTGAGGGGCTGCAGACGGGCTGCATCATCGGGCTCGGCGTGCTGATGATCAGTTACGCGGCGATCGGCGGGATGAAGGGCACCGCTCTCATCCAGATCCTGAAGATCGTGATGCTGCTCGGTTCGGGCGCCGTGGTCGCCGTCCTGATGCTGCGGCGGTTCGACTGGAACCCCGGCACGCTGTTCGACGCCGCCGCCGCGCAGAGCGCGGTGGGACCGGCCTTCCTGGAGTCGGGGCTGCAGTTCGCGGGCGGGTCCAACCCCCGGCTGGACATGATCACTTCGCAGCTGACGGTGGTCGTCGGCGGCGCCTGCCTCCCGCACGTCACCATGCGGATGTACACGGCCTCCAGCGCCCGCCAGGTACGCCGCTCGATGTCCTGGGCGGTGTCGGCGGTGGTGCTGTTCGTGCTCGTCATCACGATCGTGGGGTTCGGGGCCACCGCCCTGATCGGGCGCGCGGCGATCGCGGAGGCGGACCCGCAGGGCAACACGGCGTATCTGCTGGGTTCCCGGGCGGTGTTCGGCGCGGACGTCTCGACGGCGGAGACCCTGCTGTTCACGACGGTCACCACGGCGCTCTTCCTCACCCTGCTCGCCTCCGTCGCCGGCATGATCCTCGCCTGCGCCAACTCCCTCGCCCACGACGTGTTCGCGGTCCGGGCGCGGGAACTGTCGACGCGCCGCGAGATGACCCTGGCCCGGGTTTCGGCGCTGGCCGTCGGCATCCCGGCGATCCTGCTGGCCACGCTGGTCCAGCACCGCAGCCTGCAGCCTCTGGTGACCCTGTCCTTCTGCCTGGGCGCCTCGGCGATAGCCCCCGCCCTGGTCTACGGCCTGTTCTGGCGCCGCTACACCCGAACGGGCCTGCTCTGCACCCTGATCGGCGGCTCCCTGACGGTGCTGCTGCTGATGCCGGGCACCAACCTCGTCTCCGGCTCCCCCGTCTCCGCCTTCCCCGACGCCGACTTCAACTGGTTCCCGTTCACCACCACCGGCCTCGTCTCCATCCCGGCCGGCTTCGCCTTCGGCTGGCTCGGGACGGTGGCGTCGGGGCGGCGCAAGGCGGAGGAGCAGCGACGGCAGTACGAAGCGGTGGAGGGGTGGATCCTGGCGGGGGCGGTACGACGGGAGGAGTGA
- a CDS encoding cellulose-binding protein — MSGTSVPSHGFMAVRRGYHPEQVDAYAAALSQDRDVSWERAARLTVLAKEMEAELDALRERVARLAPQTYETLGERARRLFELGLEEAAAVGDGARQEARRLAEAARERADGVRDAAQAHADAVRADAEERARQRLLVARAEADEIRIAARREVKEGRTEALAALREVRQRTIGMLAEQDKEHAERWAEAEREEAERAAALDARHAEQVARAEAALSEAKQAFADAEASARQRQEEAHARAAEILAEARVREERIARETERVLREHGERWDDVHAHIDLVRNSLTTLTGRAAAE, encoded by the coding sequence ATGAGCGGCACATCTGTCCCGTCCCACGGCTTCATGGCCGTACGGCGTGGCTACCACCCCGAACAGGTCGACGCGTACGCCGCCGCGCTCTCCCAGGACCGTGACGTCTCCTGGGAGCGCGCCGCCCGTCTCACCGTGCTCGCCAAGGAGATGGAGGCGGAGCTCGACGCGTTGCGCGAGAGGGTCGCGCGGCTCGCTCCGCAGACGTACGAGACGCTCGGGGAGCGTGCGCGCCGGCTCTTCGAGCTCGGGCTGGAGGAGGCCGCGGCCGTGGGTGACGGCGCACGGCAGGAGGCGCGGCGGCTCGCGGAAGCGGCGCGGGAACGTGCGGACGGTGTGCGGGACGCGGCGCAGGCGCACGCCGACGCCGTACGCGCCGACGCGGAGGAGCGCGCCCGGCAGCGCCTGCTCGTCGCGCGCGCCGAGGCCGACGAGATCCGCATCGCCGCCCGGCGCGAAGTGAAGGAGGGCCGCACCGAGGCGCTCGCCGCGTTGCGCGAGGTACGGCAGCGCACCATCGGGATGCTCGCCGAACAGGACAAGGAGCACGCCGAGCGCTGGGCCGAGGCGGAGCGCGAGGAGGCCGAGCGGGCGGCGGCGCTCGACGCCCGGCACGCCGAACAGGTGGCCCGCGCCGAGGCCGCGCTGTCCGAGGCGAAGCAGGCGTTCGCCGACGCGGAGGCCTCCGCCCGGCAGCGCCAGGAGGAGGCACACGCACGTGCCGCCGAGATCCTCGCCGAGGCGCGCGTACGGGAGGAGCGGATCGCCCGTGAGACGGAGCGGGTGCTGCGCGAGCACGGCGAGCGCTGGGACGACGTACACGCCCACATCGACCTCGTACGCAACAGCCTGACGACACTGACGGGGCGCGCGGCGGCAGAGTAG
- a CDS encoding carboxymuconolactone decarboxylase family protein, with protein MKARMTNPAYVLPGAMNGIGTLFRSIGESGLDQELSELVGLRVSQINGCSACVHAHVLNLRKAGAGEERIAAVAAWFEAPFFSDAERAALRLSEAMTRLSDRSHESVPDELWDEVADHFDEKALSGLILFVSLMNLFNRVNTTIKEPAGTTWG; from the coding sequence ATGAAGGCACGCATGACGAACCCGGCGTACGTCCTCCCCGGTGCGATGAACGGCATCGGCACGCTGTTCCGGTCGATCGGCGAGAGCGGCCTGGACCAGGAGCTGTCGGAGCTCGTGGGACTGCGGGTCAGCCAGATCAACGGGTGCAGCGCCTGTGTGCACGCGCATGTGCTGAATCTGCGGAAGGCCGGGGCGGGCGAGGAGCGGATCGCGGCGGTCGCGGCGTGGTTCGAGGCGCCGTTCTTCAGTGACGCCGAGCGGGCGGCGCTGCGGCTGAGCGAGGCGATGACGCGGCTCTCGGACCGGTCGCACGAGTCCGTGCCGGACGAGCTGTGGGACGAGGTGGCCGACCACTTCGACGAGAAGGCACTGTCCGGCCTGATCCTCTTCGTCTCGCTCATGAACCTGTTCAACCGCGTCAACACGACGATCAAGGAGCCCGCGGGCACCACCTGGGGCTGA